From the Clostridium sp. Marseille-P299 genome, one window contains:
- the rseP gene encoding RIP metalloprotease RseP, which translates to MKIIIAFLIFGLVITFHELGHFLLAKRAGITVTEFSLGMGPRLLSFVRGGTRYSLKLLPIGGSCMMLGEDELSDDQGAFNNKNVWARISTIFAGPFFNFILAFLMALIMISIIGYDPARVTSVEENSPAAEAGLMPGDIITKFNGANITLSRDLWSKNYFDPITTTEPIAVQYERDGKKIETTITPELTKSYLLGFYYNADTTKAEITQISEDFPLYLAGLQVGDIITEINGVKINSGLELNEYIENNPLTEEKISLTYERNGENITVEVTPKAQESTKLGFAYNQGYEKTSVLGVFRYSFSEVRYWITSTVKSLGQLFTGKVGADDLGGPVRIVSEIGNAVETSKQYGFEMVVVNLLNWAILLSANLGVMNLLPIPALDGGRLLFLIIEAFRGKPINRDKEGFVHMIGFVLLMMLMVFVFFNDIRNIL; encoded by the coding sequence ATGAAGATAATTATAGCTTTTTTAATATTTGGCTTAGTTATAACTTTTCATGAGTTAGGACACTTTTTATTAGCCAAAAGAGCAGGAATTACAGTAACAGAATTTTCCCTAGGCATGGGACCTAGACTTTTAAGTTTTGTAAGAGGTGGAACGAGATATTCCTTAAAATTACTGCCTATTGGTGGTTCTTGTATGATGCTAGGAGAAGATGAGCTTAGTGATGATCAAGGAGCATTTAATAATAAGAATGTATGGGCAAGAATTTCCACAATATTTGCAGGACCATTCTTTAATTTTATATTAGCATTTTTAATGGCCTTAATTATGATTTCAATTATTGGTTATGATCCTGCAAGAGTAACAAGTGTTGAAGAAAACAGTCCAGCTGCAGAAGCTGGGTTAATGCCTGGTGATATTATAACAAAATTCAATGGGGCAAACATAACACTTTCAAGGGATTTGTGGTCAAAAAATTATTTTGATCCAATTACAACAACTGAACCAATAGCAGTTCAGTATGAACGTGATGGAAAGAAAATTGAAACGACTATAACACCTGAATTAACTAAGAGTTATCTGCTTGGTTTTTATTACAATGCGGATACAACCAAAGCGGAAATCACACAAATATCAGAGGATTTTCCTCTTTATTTAGCTGGCCTTCAGGTTGGTGATATCATTACAGAGATTAATGGTGTTAAAATTAATTCAGGATTGGAATTAAATGAGTATATTGAAAATAATCCATTAACAGAAGAAAAAATATCATTAACATATGAACGAAATGGTGAGAATATAACAGTTGAAGTTACACCAAAAGCGCAAGAAAGCACTAAGCTTGGATTCGCGTATAACCAAGGGTATGAAAAAACAAGTGTACTAGGTGTATTTCGTTATAGCTTCTCTGAAGTACGTTATTGGATTACTTCTACTGTAAAGAGTCTTGGACAATTGTTTACTGGTAAGGTTGGAGCAGATGACCTTGGCGGACCAGTACGTATTGTAAGTGAAATTGGTAATGCAGTTGAAACATCAAAACAATATGGATTTGAAATGGTAGTTGTAAATCTGTTAAACTGGGCAATTTTATTAAGTGCAAACCTTGGTGTAATGAACTTATTACCAATTCCAGCACTGGATGGTGGTAGATTATTGTTCTTGATTATAGAGGCGTTTCGAGGTAAACCAATCAATCGTGACAAAGAAGGTTTTGTTCATATGATAGGTTTTGTCTTATTAATGATGCTAATGGTATTCGTGTTCTTTAATGATATTCGAAACATACTTTAG
- the ispG gene encoding flavodoxin-dependent (E)-4-hydroxy-3-methylbut-2-enyl-diphosphate synthase has translation MHRMQTKVITIGNKKIGGGNPVLIQSMTNTKTEDVNATVAQILALEEVGCDIIRCAVPTMEAAQALSEIKKQIHIPLVADIHFDYRLAIAAMEHGADKIRINPGNIGDLERVRAVVNVAKERNIPIRVGVNSGSLEKHLIEKYGHVTAEGIVESALDKVKIIEDLGYDNLVISIKSSDVMMCVKAHELIAKQTNYPLHVGITESGSIVAGNIKSAIGLGLILNQGIGDTIRVSLTDQPIEEIRSAKIILKTLGLRKGGVEVVSCPTCGRTRIDLIGLAKQVEDMVQGYDLDIKVAVMGCAVNGPGEAKEADLGIAGGNGVGLIIKKGEVVRTVKEEDLLQELKKELDSFTC, from the coding sequence ATGCATAGAATGCAAACAAAAGTAATAACGATTGGAAATAAAAAAATAGGTGGAGGAAATCCAGTATTAATCCAATCTATGACAAATACAAAAACTGAAGATGTTAATGCAACTGTTGCTCAAATTTTAGCATTAGAAGAAGTTGGTTGTGACATTATTCGCTGTGCTGTTCCAACAATGGAAGCTGCGCAGGCGTTATCAGAGATAAAAAAGCAGATTCATATTCCACTTGTAGCAGATATTCATTTTGACTATCGTTTGGCAATTGCTGCGATGGAACATGGAGCGGATAAAATTCGTATTAATCCTGGTAATATTGGTGATTTAGAACGAGTTCGTGCCGTTGTAAATGTTGCAAAAGAACGTAATATTCCAATTCGAGTTGGAGTTAATAGTGGTTCTTTAGAAAAGCATCTTATTGAAAAATATGGTCATGTAACCGCAGAAGGTATTGTTGAAAGTGCTCTTGATAAAGTTAAGATTATCGAAGACCTTGGATATGATAATTTAGTTATTAGTATAAAATCCTCCGATGTAATGATGTGTGTAAAAGCCCATGAATTAATAGCGAAACAAACGAACTATCCATTACATGTTGGTATTACAGAATCAGGATCAATTGTAGCCGGAAATATCAAATCGGCAATTGGTTTAGGTTTAATTTTAAATCAAGGAATCGGCGATACAATTCGAGTATCTTTAACGGATCAACCAATTGAAGAAATCCGTTCTGCCAAAATAATCTTAAAAACACTTGGTTTAAGAAAAGGTGGAGTTGAGGTTGTATCTTGTCCAACATGTGGACGTACAAGAATTGACTTAATTGGTCTTGCAAAACAAGTAGAAGACATGGTACAAGGATACGATTTAGATATTAAAGTAGCAGTTATGGGCTGTGCTGTAAATGGACCTGGAGAAGCAAAAGAAGCAGATTTAGGAATTGCAGGCGGTAATGGAGTCGGCTTAATCATAAAAAAGGGTGAAGTCGTTCGAACTGTAAAAGAAGAAGACTTATTACAGGAGTTAAAAAAGGAACTTGATTCATTTACCTGCTAA
- a CDS encoding polysaccharide deacetylase family protein, whose amino-acid sequence MSSIFMRFPEGKKKAVTLSYDDGVEQDIRLISIMKQYGLKGTFNLNSGSYAKEGTVYPQGTIHRRLTQNQAIELYENSGMEIAVHGLTHPFLEQLPSNLCIREIVADRENLEKQFHRIVRGMAYPFGTYNDKVIECLKQADIVYARTVNSTGDFRIPEDWLLLDPTCHHGDERLEELTHIFVEESPDRTPWLFYLWGHSYEFETDDNWDVIEKFAEYAGNRSDIWYGTNIEIYEYVNAYKKLIFSMDGSIVHNPTAIPLYFEINKTLFSIEPGKTKDLNN is encoded by the coding sequence ATGTCTAGTATATTTATGAGATTTCCAGAAGGAAAGAAAAAAGCAGTAACATTAAGTTATGATGATGGAGTTGAGCAAGACATTCGATTAATCTCTATTATGAAACAATATGGGCTAAAAGGTACCTTTAATTTAAATAGTGGGTCCTATGCAAAAGAAGGAACCGTTTATCCCCAAGGAACCATTCATCGCCGTTTGACGCAAAATCAAGCAATAGAGCTTTATGAGAATAGTGGAATGGAAATTGCAGTTCATGGATTAACTCATCCATTTTTAGAACAATTACCTTCGAACTTGTGCATTAGGGAAATTGTAGCAGATAGAGAGAATCTTGAGAAGCAGTTTCATAGGATAGTTAGAGGAATGGCATATCCGTTTGGTACTTATAATGATAAAGTAATTGAATGCCTGAAACAAGCAGATATTGTTTATGCTAGAACGGTAAATTCAACAGGTGATTTTAGGATTCCAGAAGACTGGCTTTTATTAGACCCTACTTGCCATCATGGCGATGAAAGATTAGAGGAGCTTACGCATATATTTGTTGAAGAATCACCAGATAGAACTCCTTGGCTTTTCTATTTATGGGGACATAGTTACGAATTTGAAACCGATGATAATTGGGATGTAATAGAGAAATTTGCAGAATATGCAGGTAACAGAAGTGATATCTGGTATGGGACCAATATTGAAATCTATGAATATGTGAATGCCTATAAAAAATTGATATTTAGTATGGATGGTTCCATCGTACATAATCCCACAGCAATTCCTCTTTATTTTGAAATAAATAAGACACTTTTTAGTATTGAACCTGGCAAGACGAAAGATTTAAATAATTAA
- the dxr gene encoding 1-deoxy-D-xylulose-5-phosphate reductoisomerase produces the protein MKTISLLGSTGSIGTQTLEVIRYNKDIKVSALAAGNNIELLEKQIREFNPKIVCVFNEEKAVELKKNVSDIDVEVVTGMDGLIACATETDASMVVTAVVGMIGILPTIEAIKAGKDIALANKETLVTAGHIIMPLVKEYGVKLLPVDSEHSAIFQSLQGCNDKKEVSKIILTASGGPFRGRKREDLKNIQVEDALKHPNWAMGRKITIDSSTMVNKGLEVMEAKWLFDVSLDQIEVVIQPQSVIHSAVEYKDGGIIAQLGTPDMKLPIQYALYYPERKYLPGERLDLFSLAKLDFYKPDYENFPGLALAFEAMRIGDSMPTVYNAANELAVAKFLNREISYLAITEVIEKAMQNHKVIKNPDVSQILFIEQETYDFIERDLKNLAL, from the coding sequence ATGAAAACAATTTCACTTTTGGGTTCTACTGGATCAATAGGAACTCAAACATTAGAAGTTATCCGATACAATAAAGACATTAAGGTATCTGCCTTAGCAGCAGGTAATAATATAGAACTTCTTGAAAAACAAATAAGAGAATTTAATCCAAAAATTGTGTGTGTATTTAATGAAGAAAAAGCAGTAGAATTAAAGAAAAACGTCTCAGATATCGATGTTGAAGTAGTTACAGGTATGGATGGATTAATCGCTTGTGCAACAGAAACGGATGCATCTATGGTAGTAACGGCTGTCGTAGGAATGATTGGTATCCTTCCTACAATTGAGGCAATTAAAGCTGGAAAAGATATTGCACTTGCCAATAAAGAGACTTTAGTTACTGCTGGACATATTATTATGCCTCTTGTCAAAGAATATGGTGTGAAATTACTACCTGTGGATAGTGAGCATTCTGCGATTTTCCAATCTTTACAAGGTTGTAATGATAAAAAAGAGGTATCTAAAATAATTTTAACCGCTTCTGGAGGTCCATTTCGTGGTCGTAAAAGAGAAGACCTTAAAAATATTCAGGTAGAAGATGCTCTAAAGCATCCAAATTGGGCAATGGGGCGTAAGATAACAATTGACTCATCTACCATGGTAAATAAAGGACTTGAGGTAATGGAAGCAAAATGGCTCTTTGATGTTTCACTTGATCAGATCGAAGTAGTGATTCAGCCACAAAGCGTGATTCATTCTGCCGTTGAATATAAAGATGGTGGTATCATAGCGCAGCTTGGAACACCAGATATGAAATTACCAATTCAATATGCACTTTATTATCCAGAGCGTAAATACTTACCTGGTGAGCGACTTGATTTATTTTCTCTTGCAAAACTTGATTTTTACAAGCCAGATTATGAAAACTTTCCAGGACTTGCGTTAGCATTTGAGGCAATGCGAATTGGTGATAGTATGCCTACAGTTTATAATGCAGCAAATGAACTTGCTGTCGCAAAGTTTTTAAATCGAGAGATTTCCTATTTAGCAATTACGGAAGTTATTGAAAAAGCAATGCAAAATCATAAAGTGATAAAAAATCCAGATGTTTCTCAAATTCTTTTTATAGAGCAAGAGACATATGATTTTATAGAGAGAGACCTAAAGAACTTGGCTCTTTAA
- a CDS encoding PBECR3 domain-containing polyvalent protein: MENHKLIEVGKYEKEFNEIMGLNLPIVKIYQSNGLPSHMKKHGHAHCIKYLDKIPEILKKPDYIGKNPKEENSVEFIKKYDGNILVAIKLDKTGDYLYVASMYELKESKLMRRLNSGRMHIYEKT, translated from the coding sequence ATGGAGAACCATAAGTTAATTGAGGTAGGGAAATATGAAAAGGAGTTCAATGAGATCATGGGGTTGAATTTACCCATTGTTAAAATATATCAATCAAATGGACTTCCTTCTCATATGAAGAAACACGGACATGCTCACTGCATTAAATATCTGGATAAAATCCCTGAGATATTGAAGAAACCTGATTATATTGGGAAAAATCCAAAAGAAGAAAACAGTGTTGAATTTATAAAAAAATATGATGGAAATATATTAGTTGCTATAAAACTTGATAAAACAGGAGATTATTTATATGTTGCTTCGATGTATGAATTAAAAGAATCAAAGCTAATGCGTAGGTTAAACAGTGGTCGTATGCACATATATGAGAAAACTTGA
- a CDS encoding GNAT family N-acetyltransferase, translating to MWWTPQNYLAYMEPLCTVPEYRKKGLAASALSELYRSMKPLGATHMTGGTNKFYSKIGYEPNVMWTFWER from the coding sequence ATGTGGTGGACTCCACAAAATTATTTAGCATATATGGAGCCACTGTGCACGGTACCTGAATATCGTAAAAAGGGCTTGGCAGCTTCTGCGCTTTCAGAGCTTTATCGCAGTATGAAGCCCCTGGGTGCTACTCATATGACAGGTGGCACAAATAAGTTTTATTCTAAAATAGGATATGAGCCAAATGTAATGTGGACATTTTGGGAGAGGTAG
- a CDS encoding PolC-type DNA polymerase III, which translates to MRFFEVFENLIVEQALVEMFEEVVVLRVAASRTTNRILVYISSKRLISRKNIKKMEALLQKQLFSKTMNYVELFDTYELSAQYTPSNLWDIYLDSFYEEIQEKSVLDYNILRSGEILFDDLNINIRLEDSFLNQKKSADIGSYLETVYLERFSFPVKVRFEYLVRQEEEEKEQEAYEFVKVDVVRANATQAMESNWGTKSSYGSDESTSVDSEGTSSAARGEVKATDSTNVVKANKMQTQKASSNDGENKFGQGKGTNDSSSNEKGRYVKKKLPDDPDIIYGRPFDGETIQISEIQDEIGEVVIRGKIISYEDRELRNEKFLVIFSVTDFTDTIGIKIFVRAEQIDEVRANIKKGKFVRLKGMALLDKYDREISISSIVGIKKIPDFTTKRMDHADVKRVELHAHTMMSDMDAVIDPKVLVKTAFEWGHKAVAITDHGVVQAFPEASHAINPKDYKDDEEKMQRAKDFKIIYGMEAYIVDDLKEIVVGAKNQSLDVPTVVFDIETTGFGPVKDKIIEIGAVKVVGGKITDKYSTFINPEVPIPFHIEKLTGIRDDMVMDYPTIEVILPEFLEFCKDCVLVAHNASFDVGFITKKAEFLGIETDFTVVDTVGLARVLLPDLHNFKLDTVAKALSISLENHHRAVDDAGCTAEIYVKFLEMLKEQNVSQLSEINAMGEISADVIKKMPTYHCIILCQNDIGRVNLYRMVSYSHIDYYARRPRIPKSVLTQYREGLLIGSACEAGELYQAYLRNQPQEEITRLANFYDYYEIQPLGNNQFMIESDKFDISSNDDLIEINKKIVALGEEFNKPVVATCDVHFLNPEDEVYRRIIMSAKGFSDADNQAPLFMRTTDEMLEEFMYLGKEKAEEVVITNPNKIADMIEKISPVRPDKCPPVIEDSDKTLRQICYDKAHSMYGPNLPKQVEERLEHELHSIITNGFAVMYIIAQKLVWKSNEDGYLVGSRGSVGSSFVATMSGITEVNPLPAHYYCPNCFYSDFDSEEVQSYSQMSGCDMPDKDCPVCGKPLSKDGHNIPFETFLGFNGDKEPDIDLNFSGEYQSKAHDYTEVIFGQGHTFRAGTIGTLADKTAYGFVKKYNEEHGIHKRQAEINRIVEGCVGVRRTTGQHPGGIIVLPHGEEIYSFTPVQRPANDMSTKTVTTHFDYHSIDHNLLKLDILGHDDPTMIRMLEDLTGIDAKQIRMDDKKVISLFESTEALGIKPEDIGGCDLGSLGLPELGTDFVMQMLRDTKPKSFSDMIRISGLSHGTDVWLNNTQTLIAEGKCTLGTAICTRDDIMVYLIHRGLENGLAFKIMESVRKGKGLTPEMEEAMIEKGIPDWYIWSCKRIKYMFPKAHACAYVMMAFRIAYFKVYYPLAYYCAYFSIRATAFNYELMCLGKERLEYHMNEYKRRAASNDPAQKLTKKEEDTLKDMKIVQEMYARGFDFVPIDIYTAKAHHFQIVGDKLMPSFSTIDGLGDKAADQVVEAVKDGKFLSRDDFKSRCKVSSTVVDLMADLGLLGDLPISNQISLMDFLM; encoded by the coding sequence ATGCGTTTTTTTGAGGTATTTGAAAACTTAATAGTGGAGCAAGCATTAGTAGAAATGTTTGAAGAAGTGGTCGTTCTAAGGGTTGCAGCCTCTAGAACGACCAATCGTATCTTAGTCTACATAAGTAGTAAAAGATTAATTAGTCGTAAAAATATAAAGAAAATGGAGGCTTTATTGCAAAAGCAATTGTTTTCTAAAACGATGAATTATGTAGAACTATTTGATACGTATGAATTGTCTGCACAGTATACCCCTTCGAATTTATGGGATATTTATCTGGATAGCTTTTATGAAGAAATTCAAGAGAAAAGTGTACTAGATTATAACATACTACGAAGTGGAGAAATACTATTTGATGATTTAAATATTAATATTCGTTTGGAAGATAGCTTCTTAAATCAAAAGAAGTCAGCAGATATCGGAAGCTATCTTGAAACGGTTTATTTAGAGCGCTTTTCTTTTCCTGTTAAGGTTAGGTTTGAATATTTAGTTCGCCAGGAAGAGGAAGAGAAGGAGCAAGAGGCGTATGAGTTTGTTAAAGTGGATGTTGTAAGAGCAAATGCCACCCAAGCAATGGAAAGTAATTGGGGAACAAAAAGTTCTTATGGCTCTGACGAATCTACAAGTGTAGATAGTGAGGGAACAAGCAGTGCAGCTAGAGGTGAAGTCAAAGCAACTGATTCGACTAATGTAGTAAAAGCGAATAAAATGCAAACCCAAAAGGCTTCAAGTAATGATGGTGAGAATAAGTTTGGACAAGGAAAAGGCACAAACGACTCTAGTTCAAATGAGAAAGGAAGATATGTCAAAAAGAAACTTCCTGATGATCCAGACATTATTTATGGTAGACCATTTGATGGAGAGACCATTCAAATTAGTGAAATTCAAGATGAAATTGGAGAAGTTGTAATCCGTGGTAAAATCATTTCTTATGAAGATAGAGAGCTTCGAAACGAAAAATTCTTAGTTATTTTTTCAGTAACCGATTTTACAGATACGATTGGAATTAAAATATTTGTGCGTGCAGAACAAATCGATGAGGTTCGTGCAAATATTAAAAAAGGTAAGTTTGTAAGACTAAAAGGTATGGCTCTTCTTGATAAGTATGACCGTGAAATTTCAATTTCATCTATTGTTGGTATTAAAAAGATTCCTGATTTTACAACAAAGCGAATGGACCATGCGGATGTAAAGCGAGTGGAACTACATGCTCATACAATGATGAGTGATATGGATGCAGTTATTGATCCAAAAGTATTAGTTAAAACAGCATTTGAATGGGGCCATAAAGCAGTTGCAATTACCGACCATGGTGTTGTTCAAGCATTCCCGGAAGCTTCTCATGCAATTAATCCAAAAGATTATAAAGATGATGAAGAAAAGATGCAACGTGCAAAAGATTTTAAAATTATCTATGGTATGGAGGCATACATTGTAGATGATTTAAAAGAAATTGTAGTTGGCGCGAAAAATCAAAGTCTTGATGTGCCAACTGTAGTTTTTGATATAGAGACAACAGGTTTTGGGCCAGTGAAAGATAAAATTATTGAAATTGGTGCAGTAAAAGTTGTCGGTGGTAAAATAACCGATAAATATTCTACATTCATCAATCCAGAAGTACCAATTCCATTTCATATTGAAAAGCTTACTGGAATTCGTGATGATATGGTAATGGATTACCCAACAATTGAAGTGATTTTACCAGAGTTTTTGGAGTTTTGTAAGGATTGTGTTTTAGTTGCACATAATGCTTCTTTTGATGTTGGATTTATAACAAAGAAAGCTGAATTTTTAGGGATTGAAACTGATTTTACCGTTGTAGATACGGTAGGTTTAGCGAGAGTACTTCTACCAGATCTTCATAATTTCAAACTTGATACCGTAGCAAAGGCACTTTCAATTTCCTTGGAAAATCATCATAGAGCAGTTGATGATGCAGGGTGTACCGCTGAAATTTATGTTAAATTCCTTGAAATGTTAAAAGAGCAAAATGTTAGCCAATTATCCGAAATTAATGCCATGGGTGAGATTTCAGCAGATGTTATTAAGAAGATGCCAACTTATCACTGCATAATTTTGTGTCAAAATGATATTGGCCGAGTAAATTTGTATCGTATGGTAAGTTATTCGCACATTGACTACTACGCAAGAAGACCTAGAATTCCTAAGAGTGTATTAACGCAGTATAGAGAGGGATTGTTGATTGGTTCCGCTTGTGAGGCGGGAGAGCTATATCAAGCATATTTACGAAATCAACCACAGGAAGAAATTACGAGACTTGCTAATTTTTATGACTATTATGAAATTCAACCTCTTGGCAATAATCAATTTATGATAGAGAGCGATAAATTTGATATTAGTTCCAATGATGACTTAATTGAGATTAATAAAAAGATTGTTGCTCTTGGGGAGGAATTTAACAAGCCTGTTGTTGCAACTTGTGACGTCCATTTCTTAAATCCAGAGGATGAGGTGTATCGTAGAATTATAATGTCAGCAAAAGGATTTTCAGATGCAGACAATCAAGCACCTTTATTTATGCGTACCACAGATGAAATGCTAGAAGAATTTATGTACCTTGGAAAAGAAAAAGCGGAAGAAGTAGTTATTACAAATCCTAATAAAATTGCGGACATGATTGAAAAAATTTCACCAGTTCGTCCAGATAAGTGCCCTCCAGTAATTGAAGATTCTGATAAAACCTTACGTCAGATTTGTTATGATAAAGCTCATTCCATGTATGGACCTAATTTGCCAAAGCAGGTAGAAGAAAGACTAGAGCATGAGCTTCATTCCATTATAACCAATGGGTTTGCCGTTATGTATATTATCGCACAAAAGCTTGTGTGGAAATCAAATGAAGATGGATACTTGGTTGGTTCCCGTGGATCAGTAGGATCCTCCTTTGTTGCGACAATGTCAGGTATTACAGAAGTTAATCCACTTCCTGCTCATTATTATTGTCCAAATTGCTTTTATTCAGATTTTGACTCGGAAGAAGTTCAATCATATTCTCAGATGTCTGGATGCGATATGCCAGATAAGGATTGTCCTGTTTGTGGAAAGCCATTATCTAAAGATGGTCACAATATACCATTTGAAACTTTCCTTGGTTTTAATGGTGATAAGGAACCGGATATCGACTTAAACTTCTCGGGAGAATATCAGAGTAAAGCACATGATTATACCGAAGTTATTTTTGGACAAGGTCATACATTCCGAGCTGGAACCATTGGTACACTTGCAGATAAGACAGCATATGGTTTTGTGAAAAAGTACAATGAGGAACATGGAATTCATAAAAGGCAAGCAGAAATCAACCGAATTGTTGAAGGCTGTGTAGGTGTTAGACGAACGACTGGACAGCATCCAGGTGGAATTATTGTTCTACCTCATGGGGAAGAGATTTATTCCTTTACACCGGTGCAACGACCAGCCAATGATATGTCAACGAAAACTGTTACAACTCACTTTGACTATCACTCCATCGATCATAACTTACTAAAACTTGATATTCTTGGACACGACGATCCGACGATGATTCGTATGCTAGAAGATTTGACAGGAATTGATGCAAAACAGATTCGAATGGATGATAAAAAAGTGATATCATTATTTGAGTCTACCGAAGCACTTGGTATTAAGCCAGAAGATATCGGCGGTTGTGATCTTGGCTCCCTTGGACTTCCTGAGCTTGGTACAGATTTCGTTATGCAGATGTTAAGAGATACAAAGCCGAAAAGTTTCTCGGACATGATTCGTATTTCAGGTCTTTCCCATGGTACCGACGTTTGGTTAAATAATACTCAAACATTGATTGCAGAAGGAAAGTGTACACTTGGTACTGCGATTTGTACCCGTGATGATATTATGGTTTACTTAATTCATCGTGGTCTTGAGAATGGTCTTGCGTTTAAAATCATGGAAAGTGTACGTAAGGGTAAAGGATTAACCCCTGAAATGGAAGAGGCAATGATTGAGAAGGGAATTCCAGATTGGTATATTTGGTCCTGTAAACGTATTAAATATATGTTCCCGAAGGCGCATGCCTGTGCTTATGTTATGATGGCATTTCGAATTGCTTATTTTAAAGTATATTATCCGCTAGCTTACTACTGTGCGTATTTTAGTATACGTGCAACTGCGTTTAACTATGAGTTGATGTGTCTTGGTAAAGAACGATTGGAATATCATATGAATGAGTATAAGAGAAGAGCAGCCTCGAATGACCCTGCTCAGAAACTCACGAAAAAAGAGGAAGACACATTAAAGGATATGAAGATTGTGCAAGAAATGTACGCAAGAGGTTTTGACTTTGTGCCAATTGATATTTACACTGCGAAAGCACATCATTTTCAAATCGTTGGAGATAAGTTGATGCCTTCCTTTAGTACAATTGATGGTTTGGGGGATAAAGCGGCTGATCAGGTGGTAGAAGCTGTGAAAGATGGTAAGTTCTTATCAAGAGATGATTTTAAATCCAGATGTAAGGTAAGTAGTACTGTGGTTGATTTGATGGCAGACTTAGGCCTTCTTGGCGATTTACCAATTTCAAATCAGATATCTTTGATGGATTTTTTGATGTAA